The following proteins are co-located in the Barnesiella propionica genome:
- a CDS encoding 4'-phosphopantetheinyl transferase family protein, which yields MLVLPFSDIAVEIVEDSPFATSDNLFNEEKIFIKREWSEIRLKTYILGRCAAHRALQTLQKEIVPILKGRDGEPIWPFDIVGSISHKDAIAVAAVGKKKRYKGIGVDIEDQTTILSKKEYSLFCTPQEIACIDKKEFSPIDIFSRKEAILKAYYTAYSKLCNWIDIDTINVSKASNVTIICMLKKNFIINLCCVEK from the coding sequence ATGCTTGTATTACCCTTTTCCGATATAGCAGTAGAAATTGTGGAAGATAGTCCTTTTGCTACTTCAGATAATCTCTTTAATGAGGAAAAAATATTCATTAAAAGAGAATGGTCTGAAATACGTCTTAAAACTTATATTTTGGGACGTTGTGCCGCACATCGTGCCTTACAGACTTTACAAAAGGAAATAGTTCCCATTTTAAAAGGAAGAGATGGTGAACCAATATGGCCATTTGACATAGTTGGTTCTATATCTCATAAAGATGCAATAGCAGTTGCTGCTGTTGGAAAGAAAAAGAGGTATAAGGGTATTGGAGTAGATATTGAAGATCAAACGACGATATTATCAAAAAAGGAATATTCTCTTTTTTGTACACCCCAAGAGATAGCGTGTATAGATAAGAAAGAATTTTCTCCTATTGACATTTTTTCACGTAAAGAAGCTATTCTAAAGGCATATTATACAGCATATAGTAAATTATGCAATTGGATTGATATTGACACGATAAATGTATCTAAAGCTTCCAATGTAACTATAATATGCATGTTAAAAAAAAATTTTATTATAAACCTATGTTGTGTAGAAAAGTAA
- a CDS encoding non-ribosomal peptide synthetase, with protein MENLYELLEEAAHKVPTKGIVIVNNSQCDLFLTYSELREKSRKIAFILKSYYQVKPVSKIIISVEKSENFILLFWGCVMAGCIPVLMPSVQFSNKNSIAFERLKNAIDILGVVTLITNDINLFEYYKSSFHKAVCVEDIMKQLDLLQDYSLHIPKRDSKDLCVIQFSSGSTGAPKGVMLSFNNILTNLKIKTLADEITTEDTLIHWMPYFHDYGLFGNHLVCLYNQITEIKIEPFSFLRDPLIFLKKISEYQVSICGGTTPSGLDLLIQKLEQSNDIKELDLSQVKTLSIGAEMVPSNLYVRLSPLFQLGFNRNAFRPSYGMAETTLIVSSCLPGYGNKNIRINREAFYEGIIKLVDKQQDFCEFVSAGRILPGLQVRIVKDGIPQNNLNLGEIQVKGACVMSGYYNDIQSTDEVLKDGWLSTGDLGFFDYNNILYIVGRKKETIIVNGQNFHPFDLENCVLEKFGLSIEKTVFTSFYSSTENREIVLHFFVLSRKMSEEQIRQLINECNAFLADKVGFAPEYSIKIKKGEILRTSSSKIKRRSMAKYFEQGQYNKSIVKLNKESHNMDYLLVLKKIWSEVLKTNLIHIEDNFFSLGGDSIRSMMAVSKLEELLNIKLENSFFYKYPTLVSQKHYLEQYLLKELQSPLNEYELLVREFISEEIGIPSLEIQYTENIITKVTSFAAVYQMMKRLTEVFDKITLDDIKDKTCIRDIAQTIKERYATPEGYSFPLMDFQETLFYHSKSFIRNEPTGLSCYIICRTQLKGFFDPACWDKTLNHIINCHPLLHSILSEESDKPEMITLPEYPTFKSSYEDITSMNKEQQETFFLQKDEKDHDHRFDLKEYPLFYCNIYKTGEDEHELIIHIDHQIIDGFSFFQFLQELTSTYDQFIAGKEITVEQEKGLTFSDYVFVERFRRQTKRYQNAMDFALKVFKDLPEKISIPTKCQPSLINKVHFNTLHTELDSLLMNKVLEISSHTSGICLNSLLMACYFKLMNLWSGQNDLIINMPVFNREQHLPNAKNIIGSFLDIFPVRIQTSPQEPIVSIARKIEQFVRTMLEYPISSIELSRKIAEQEGLKQSSLSAIIFSNSINMLPKGISHSSRYLTIGAPKVQTGAPGTYIDLVMYTWENKWCFDWNYVRELFDAEYIQLLSEQFTSMLNQLVDDTNTKGYEERSCSNILPLFYIKLLEQTNKTEHAYPLKTIYEQISNTVDLYPNREAISYQGVSLTYTEFWKKANQMAHFLRSLGVVRNSKVALLLNRTLDLPIVQLGILLAGGAYVPIDPSYPSDRIQYMINDCGAEVLVTQGIHVDNINSSYTPNIKHCVLLDDDSIPLPDTYRRYTVNDINSQSMDNIVPCNTPDDLIYMIYTSGSTGQPKGTMLRHRNVSNFLNYEKEAFNVNCNNRFALITSYSFDMTVTSNWLPFIAGASLHILSDNATKDIEKLLYFIDEEKINFLNVTPSHFSMLVNMLGFLERPVNLSPNMTIMLGAEIINVSDINRWLENYPLHKFINEYGPTETTVASTFYPIPIEEDGKCHLNIVPIGKPIYNTQVYVLNDNLEYTLPEVPGILYIGGEGVSCGYLNKEEKTKSVFINNPITHEGIVYNTGDVVKMTVTGDIVFVGRKDFQVNVRGYRIELGEIENALLKVSGITEACAEIQYDVNKQPVVVAFYVTANNCDLEYKDIMSVLQMKIPHYMLPSAMARIEQIPISANGKTDKKQLPNIANQKQNFVKRDIVGPRNEREKQITLIWEKVLGIPEVGVFDNFWDIGGDSIRSVRLIKELKEVGLTNIKLKDLFDKPTIAELLEQEIENNKVENLICMKKVSTPYAKLICLPYAAGTPGMYSTFSGDFTGEINLYTVQYPGHGDGREIKSSVEEVGALLANELKEADKEIPLFIMGYSYSCYIAYDICKRFEQENIPIQGIIMIGGTPPTLRDDLMQFFSNDDNALLDYSRAKDLLNEELIATLSDEEKHEYLHELRMNTVAMVNYKFLDCKLKTPLCSIVGREDEPTIRNNQHLWNNYFQKVSFHQLPGGHVLITKYHAELAKLIMNYIELHV; from the coding sequence ATGGAAAACCTATATGAATTGTTGGAAGAAGCAGCACATAAAGTGCCGACAAAAGGAATTGTTATTGTAAATAATAGTCAATGTGATCTTTTTCTAACTTATTCAGAGTTACGAGAAAAATCTAGAAAAATAGCTTTTATTTTAAAATCTTACTATCAAGTAAAGCCTGTCAGTAAGATAATAATCTCTGTTGAAAAATCCGAAAATTTTATATTATTATTTTGGGGATGTGTTATGGCAGGTTGTATACCCGTTTTAATGCCTTCTGTACAATTCAGTAATAAGAACTCTATTGCTTTTGAACGCCTAAAGAATGCAATTGATATATTAGGTGTAGTTACACTTATAACAAATGATATTAATCTATTTGAATATTATAAATCTTCATTTCATAAAGCTGTGTGTGTTGAAGATATTATGAAACAATTGGATTTGTTGCAAGATTATTCTTTACACATACCTAAAAGAGATAGTAAAGATTTATGTGTTATTCAGTTTTCATCAGGAAGTACAGGGGCACCCAAAGGAGTCATGCTTAGTTTTAACAATATTTTAACTAATTTGAAAATAAAAACTCTTGCGGATGAAATTACAACTGAAGATACTTTGATTCACTGGATGCCATATTTTCATGATTATGGTCTATTTGGAAATCATTTGGTTTGTTTGTATAACCAAATTACAGAAATAAAAATAGAGCCTTTTTCCTTTTTAAGAGATCCTTTGATTTTTCTAAAGAAAATTTCCGAATATCAAGTAAGTATTTGTGGCGGTACGACACCTTCAGGATTGGATTTGTTAATTCAAAAGTTAGAACAATCTAATGACATAAAAGAATTGGATTTATCTCAAGTGAAGACTCTTTCAATTGGAGCAGAAATGGTTCCATCTAATTTATACGTCCGATTATCCCCCCTTTTTCAACTTGGGTTTAATCGAAATGCATTCCGCCCTTCATATGGAATGGCTGAAACAACATTGATTGTTTCTTCCTGTTTACCGGGTTATGGAAATAAAAATATAAGAATAAATAGAGAGGCGTTCTATGAAGGGATTATCAAATTAGTCGATAAACAACAAGATTTTTGTGAATTTGTTAGTGCAGGTAGAATATTACCAGGCTTACAAGTACGCATTGTTAAAGACGGTATTCCTCAAAATAATTTAAATTTAGGAGAGATTCAAGTAAAAGGCGCTTGTGTCATGTCTGGTTATTATAATGACATACAATCAACAGATGAAGTATTAAAAGACGGTTGGTTAAGTACAGGAGATTTGGGCTTTTTTGATTATAACAATATTCTTTATATAGTAGGTCGAAAAAAGGAAACAATTATAGTAAATGGACAAAACTTTCATCCTTTTGATTTAGAAAATTGTGTCTTAGAGAAATTTGGTCTTTCAATTGAAAAAACTGTATTTACATCTTTTTATTCTTCTACAGAAAATCGTGAAATTGTACTTCATTTCTTTGTATTATCAAGAAAAATGTCGGAAGAACAAATAAGACAATTAATAAATGAATGTAACGCATTTCTAGCAGACAAAGTTGGATTTGCTCCAGAATACTCTATAAAGATAAAAAAAGGAGAAATACTCAGAACTTCTAGCTCTAAAATAAAACGTCGATCTATGGCAAAGTATTTTGAGCAAGGACAGTATAATAAATCAATTGTAAAACTAAACAAAGAATCTCATAATATGGATTATTTATTGGTTCTCAAAAAAATATGGTCAGAAGTTTTAAAAACAAACCTCATTCATATAGAAGATAACTTCTTTTCTTTAGGAGGAGACTCAATACGCAGTATGATGGCTGTTTCTAAACTTGAAGAACTGTTAAATATTAAATTAGAAAATAGTTTCTTCTATAAATATCCGACCTTAGTCTCTCAAAAACATTATCTTGAACAATATTTATTAAAAGAACTTCAATCTCCTTTAAATGAATATGAACTGTTAGTTCGAGAGTTTATCAGCGAAGAAATAGGAATTCCCTCTTTAGAAATACAATATACAGAAAATATTATAACTAAAGTGACTTCTTTTGCCGCTGTATATCAAATGATGAAGCGCTTAACTGAAGTTTTTGATAAAATAACATTAGATGATATAAAAGATAAAACTTGTATACGAGATATAGCACAAACCATTAAGGAACGCTATGCAACTCCAGAGGGGTATTCTTTTCCGTTAATGGATTTCCAAGAAACATTATTCTATCACAGTAAAAGTTTTATCCGTAATGAACCGACAGGATTAAGTTGTTATATCATTTGTCGGACACAATTGAAAGGTTTTTTTGATCCAGCATGTTGGGACAAGACGTTAAATCACATTATTAACTGTCATCCATTGTTACATTCTATTCTTTCCGAAGAGTCGGATAAACCTGAGATGATAACTCTTCCTGAATATCCGACATTTAAAAGTTCTTATGAAGATATAACTTCAATGAACAAAGAACAACAGGAAACATTCTTTTTACAAAAGGACGAAAAAGATCATGATCACAGATTTGACCTTAAAGAGTATCCTTTATTCTATTGTAATATTTATAAAACAGGGGAAGATGAACATGAATTAATTATACATATTGATCACCAGATAATTGATGGTTTCAGCTTTTTTCAATTCCTTCAAGAATTAACATCAACTTATGATCAGTTTATCGCTGGTAAAGAAATAACTGTTGAACAAGAAAAAGGTCTAACTTTTTCTGACTATGTTTTTGTGGAGAGATTCAGAAGGCAAACAAAGCGATATCAGAATGCAATGGATTTTGCCCTAAAGGTGTTTAAAGATTTACCAGAGAAAATATCTATTCCCACGAAATGTCAGCCATCTTTAATAAATAAAGTCCATTTTAATACCTTACATACGGAATTGGATTCTTTATTGATGAATAAAGTTCTTGAAATCAGTTCTCATACTTCTGGTATATGCCTTAATTCCTTACTTATGGCATGCTATTTTAAACTGATGAATTTGTGGTCTGGACAAAATGATCTCATTATCAACATGCCTGTATTTAACAGGGAACAGCATTTACCTAATGCAAAAAATATAATAGGTAGTTTTCTTGATATTTTCCCTGTCCGTATCCAAACATCTCCACAAGAACCGATTGTTTCTATTGCACGTAAGATAGAACAATTTGTACGAACCATGCTTGAGTATCCAATATCTTCAATAGAATTGTCCAGAAAAATCGCAGAACAGGAAGGCTTAAAACAAAGCTCTTTGAGTGCAATTATTTTTAGTAATTCTATCAATATGCTTCCCAAAGGTATCAGTCATTCATCTAGATATTTGACAATTGGTGCGCCTAAAGTACAGACAGGTGCACCTGGTACTTATATAGACCTTGTTATGTATACATGGGAAAATAAATGGTGTTTTGATTGGAATTATGTTCGTGAGCTATTTGATGCGGAATACATACAACTACTTTCTGAACAATTCACGTCTATGCTTAACCAATTGGTAGATGATACAAACACTAAGGGATACGAAGAGCGTTCATGTTCAAATATACTCCCTCTCTTCTATATAAAATTATTGGAGCAAACAAATAAAACAGAACATGCTTATCCTCTTAAAACAATATATGAACAGATCAGTAATACTGTAGATTTGTATCCTAATAGAGAGGCGATCTCTTATCAAGGAGTTTCTTTAACTTATACAGAGTTTTGGAAAAAAGCTAATCAGATGGCGCATTTCTTACGTTCTCTTGGAGTGGTACGAAATTCTAAGGTTGCTTTATTACTGAACAGAACGCTTGATTTGCCTATAGTACAACTTGGAATTCTTTTAGCAGGTGGGGCGTATGTGCCAATTGACCCTTCTTATCCTTCGGATAGAATACAGTATATGATAAATGACTGTGGAGCAGAAGTTCTTGTAACTCAAGGAATACATGTAGACAATATTAATAGTTCATATACCCCCAACATTAAACATTGTGTGTTACTTGATGATGATTCTATTCCTTTACCTGATACATATCGTCGATACACCGTAAATGATATAAATAGTCAATCTATGGATAATATAGTACCTTGTAATACTCCTGATGATTTGATTTATATGATTTATACTTCTGGTTCAACAGGACAACCTAAAGGTACAATGCTTAGGCATAGAAATGTATCCAATTTTTTGAATTATGAGAAAGAAGCGTTTAATGTAAACTGTAATAACAGGTTTGCTTTAATAACATCGTATTCCTTTGATATGACTGTTACTTCTAATTGGCTACCTTTCATTGCCGGAGCTTCTTTACACATTCTTTCCGATAATGCAACTAAAGATATAGAGAAACTTCTGTATTTTATAGATGAAGAAAAAATCAATTTTTTGAATGTAACTCCCTCTCATTTTTCAATGTTGGTAAATATGTTGGGATTTTTGGAGAGACCTGTAAACCTATCACCCAATATGACTATTATGCTGGGTGCTGAAATTATCAATGTTTCGGATATAAACAGGTGGTTAGAAAATTATCCTTTGCACAAATTTATTAATGAATACGGCCCTACAGAAACAACGGTGGCTTCCACTTTTTATCCTATCCCGATTGAAGAAGACGGCAAATGTCATTTAAATATAGTTCCAATAGGGAAACCGATTTATAATACACAAGTATATGTATTAAATGATAATTTAGAATATACACTACCAGAAGTTCCTGGTATCCTTTATATTGGAGGCGAGGGAGTGTCATGTGGTTATTTGAATAAAGAAGAGAAAACGAAATCTGTATTTATCAATAATCCTATTACTCATGAAGGAATTGTATATAATACAGGAGACGTTGTAAAGATGACTGTAACTGGCGATATTGTATTTGTAGGACGTAAAGATTTTCAAGTAAATGTCAGAGGGTATAGAATTGAATTAGGAGAAATAGAGAATGCTTTATTAAAAGTATCAGGTATTACAGAGGCTTGTGCAGAGATTCAATATGATGTAAACAAACAGCCTGTAGTTGTAGCTTTTTATGTTACAGCAAATAATTGTGATTTAGAATACAAGGATATAATGTCTGTTCTGCAAATGAAGATACCTCACTATATGTTACCTTCCGCAATGGCTAGAATAGAGCAGATTCCAATTTCTGCCAATGGAAAAACAGACAAGAAGCAATTACCCAATATTGCGAATCAGAAACAAAATTTTGTTAAAAGGGATATTGTAGGTCCAAGGAATGAAAGGGAAAAACAAATAACCTTAATCTGGGAAAAGGTATTAGGGATACCAGAGGTAGGTGTATTTGATAATTTCTGGGATATAGGAGGCGACTCTATCCGATCTGTAAGGTTAATAAAAGAATTAAAGGAGGTCGGATTAACCAACATCAAATTAAAAGATTTATTCGATAAACCTACGATAGCCGAACTGCTTGAACAAGAAATAGAGAATAATAAAGTTGAGAATCTCATTTGTATGAAAAAGGTTTCTACTCCATATGCAAAACTTATATGTCTTCCATATGCAGCAGGAACCCCTGGTATGTATAGTACATTTTCTGGGGATTTTACCGGAGAAATCAACTTATATACAGTACAATATCCGGGACATGGAGATGGACGTGAGATAAAGTCCTCTGTAGAAGAAGTTGGTGCGCTATTAGCCAATGAACTGAAAGAGGCTGATAAAGAGATTCCTTTGTTTATCATGGGATATTCTTACAGTTGCTATATTGCTTATGATATCTGTAAACGATTTGAACAAGAAAATATTCCGATACAGGGTATTATAATGATTGGTGGAACTCCTCCTACATTGCGTGATGACTTAATGCAATTCTTTTCAAATGACGATAATGCCCTTTTGGATTATTCACGTGCAAAAGATCTGTTGAATGAAGAATTGATCGCAACTTTATCAGATGAAGAAAAACATGAATATTTGCATGAGTTGAGAATGAATACTGTAGCAATGGTAAATTACAAGTTTCTTGATTGTAAATTGAAAACCCCATTATGTTCCATCGTCGGTAGAGAGGATGAGCCTACAATTCGAAACAATCAACATCTATGGAATAATTACTTTCAGAAAGTTTCTTTCCACCAATTGCCAGGAGGGCATGTTCTTATTACAAAATATCATGCGGAATTAGCTAAGTTGATAATGAATTATATAGAATTGCATGTATAA
- a CDS encoding integrase — MTTVKVKFRPSTVEGRPGTIVYFVTHRRVVRQITTGYKVFSHEWDDKQSRPVSAPAGERITVIQTIIRKLEENLEKLNRIIERFDLLRRGYSSEDIIMEFRCTEKENTLFIFMENLIERLCQLNHIGTAKNYHTALGSFK; from the coding sequence ATGACAACAGTAAAGGTGAAATTCCGCCCGTCAACAGTCGAAGGCCGTCCGGGCACTATCGTTTATTTTGTAACTCACCGCCGTGTCGTCAGGCAAATCACAACCGGTTATAAGGTGTTCTCTCATGAATGGGATGATAAACAGTCAAGACCTGTTTCGGCACCGGCTGGCGAACGGATAACCGTTATTCAGACAATAATCCGAAAACTGGAGGAGAATTTGGAAAAGCTGAACAGGATTATTGAAAGATTCGATCTGCTACGACGAGGTTATTCATCTGAAGATATAATTATGGAGTTCCGGTGCACCGAAAAAGAAAATACCCTTTTTATATTCATGGAGAATCTCATCGAGCGACTCTGCCAATTAAATCACATCGGTACGGCCAAGAACTACCATACCGCACTCGGCAGCTTCAAATGA
- a CDS encoding Ntn hydrolase family protein: protein MNKKFDFSEIDGALPTAEKMQEQDRIIDALKNNYEAVRILSANVEKLENRLSEALPKMDGAVSSLRGASTVTLGEEARKTLEQEGEKICRKMADRMERECARLAGRLSANDRVLISATAFWCMVEAIISLAAAFVCTCAANARLIHSILLWEVLGCTAAFLVVCVTLTIFICRKLRRE from the coding sequence ATGAATAAAAAATTCGATTTCTCGGAAATAGACGGGGCACTTCCGACTGCCGAAAAAATGCAGGAGCAAGACCGCATAATCGATGCGCTGAAAAACAATTATGAAGCTGTCCGCATTCTTAGTGCCAACGTGGAAAAGCTCGAAAACAGACTTTCGGAAGCCCTGCCCAAAATGGACGGGGCTGTTTCTTCCCTGCGTGGGGCAAGCACGGTCACACTCGGCGAGGAAGCGAGAAAGACGCTTGAACAGGAGGGAGAGAAAATCTGCCGGAAGATGGCCGACAGGATGGAACGGGAATGCGCAAGGCTAGCCGGACGCCTCTCGGCGAATGACCGTGTGCTTATCTCCGCAACCGCTTTCTGGTGTATGGTAGAGGCAATCATCTCCCTCGCGGCGGCTTTCGTTTGTACCTGCGCCGCGAACGCTCGTCTTATACATAGCATATTGCTGTGGGAAGTACTCGGCTGTACCGCTGCTTTTCTCGTTGTCTGTGTCACGTTGACCATTTTTATATGCCGCAAGTTAAGACGAGAATGA
- a CDS encoding plasmid mobilization protein, whose amino-acid sequence MTEDNKQDTSFPSGGSRTEYIGAKVTVEQKQYIRRLAAECGMTVSSYVLARAFNYRPKARLTARQEAVMETLIGCRSDLVNYTSALRGMNPEKRRQMFNSYPFMLEWLKELGRLAERVTDVLDKVRFSNRLPDGTRNGEDREDEP is encoded by the coding sequence ATGACAGAAGACAATAAGCAAGACACATCATTTCCGTCCGGCGGCAGCCGCACCGAATACATCGGAGCCAAAGTCACCGTGGAACAGAAACAGTACATCCGCCGCCTTGCCGCCGAGTGCGGCATGACCGTCAGCAGCTACGTGCTGGCAAGAGCTTTCAACTACAGGCCGAAAGCGAGGCTGACGGCAAGGCAGGAGGCGGTCATGGAGACCCTTATAGGATGCCGCAGCGACCTCGTGAACTACACGTCCGCGCTCCGTGGCATGAACCCCGAAAAGCGCAGACAGATGTTTAACAGTTACCCTTTCATGCTCGAATGGCTCAAGGAACTCGGCAGGCTGGCCGAGCGTGTCACGGACGTGCTCGACAAGGTACGGTTTTCCAACCGCCTGCCCGACGGGACAAGGAACGGTGAAGACAGGGAGGACGAGCCATGA
- a CDS encoding helix-turn-helix domain-containing protein — MESERNLMTTTEAARYLGLKPSYLYKMMMRRAIPYYKPGGKLCFFAKEDLDAWLKRVRVKSQVEIDSEASHYLVTHEKNK, encoded by the coding sequence ATGGAAAGTGAACGTAATTTGATGACCACCACGGAAGCAGCCCGTTACCTCGGACTGAAGCCAAGCTATCTCTACAAGATGATGATGCGCCGCGCAATCCCTTACTACAAGCCGGGCGGCAAGCTGTGCTTCTTCGCCAAGGAAGACCTCGACGCATGGCTGAAACGGGTACGGGTGAAATCGCAGGTCGAGATCGACAGCGAGGCATCCCACTATCTGGTAACACATGAGAAAAACAAATGA
- a CDS encoding AAA family ATPase: protein MDKLIGRDKEHAELERCLNSDRSELVIVYGRRRIGKTFLIEEFFDREFDFKYVGAHGMTTRRQLNNFLNVLNSYSGKKFSHLSNWDEAFYALEEYLSSLPADRKRIVFIDEMPWMDSGKSIFVSALENFWNGWAMSQRNIMLIATGSATSWMKDKIVANKGGLHARVTCNLHLSPFTLNETERYLATRGIEWDRYQLTQTYMVLGGVPFYYSLLDPALSLSQNIDRLFFNEGALLKLEFEELYNALFDNADLYTSIVQLLSEHESGMTSKDIFQSLSSKSSNITKAIKNLERSDMIEKWLQYGNKRRGAVYRLTDFFSLFYFKFLADNLSHDDEWWSNHLDSGNVFDWMGSSFELVCMRHHKQIKSALGIRGMATSLSTWQVKPNKEEGMPGGQIDMIIERADRIIHLCEMKFCMDTYRIKPEYERRLRDRSGLFRELTKTNKTLVHTFITTYGVANGKNRSIVHSEVTMDDLFNS from the coding sequence ATGGATAAACTTATTGGCCGCGACAAAGAACACGCGGAACTGGAAAGATGCCTGAACTCGGACAGATCGGAGCTGGTCATAGTCTACGGCAGGCGGCGTATCGGAAAGACATTCCTGATTGAAGAATTTTTCGACCGGGAGTTTGATTTCAAATATGTCGGTGCGCATGGAATGACCACCCGCAGACAGTTGAACAACTTCCTGAATGTGCTCAACAGTTATTCGGGAAAAAAGTTCTCCCATTTAAGCAACTGGGATGAAGCCTTTTATGCCCTTGAAGAATACCTGTCGTCCCTGCCCGCTGACCGTAAACGGATTGTGTTCATAGATGAAATGCCTTGGATGGATTCGGGAAAATCCATATTCGTGTCGGCCCTTGAAAACTTCTGGAACGGCTGGGCCATGTCACAGCGGAACATCATGCTTATCGCCACGGGGTCCGCGACCTCATGGATGAAAGACAAGATTGTCGCCAACAAGGGAGGCCTCCATGCCAGAGTGACGTGTAACCTGCATCTGTCCCCGTTCACCCTGAATGAGACGGAGCGGTATCTCGCTACCAGAGGCATCGAATGGGATCGTTACCAGCTTACCCAGACATACATGGTGCTTGGCGGTGTTCCGTTTTATTACAGCCTTCTTGACCCCGCGTTGAGCCTTTCCCAGAATATAGACCGGCTGTTTTTCAATGAAGGCGCACTTTTGAAACTGGAGTTCGAGGAGCTATACAACGCCCTTTTCGACAATGCCGACCTGTACACGTCAATCGTACAACTACTCAGCGAACACGAATCGGGAATGACAAGCAAGGACATATTCCAGTCACTATCATCGAAGAGCAGCAACATAACCAAGGCGATAAAAAACCTTGAAAGGTCCGATATGATAGAGAAATGGCTTCAGTACGGCAACAAACGTCGCGGAGCCGTTTACAGGCTTACGGATTTCTTTTCGCTGTTCTATTTCAAGTTCCTTGCCGACAACCTCTCACACGATGATGAATGGTGGAGCAATCATCTTGATTCCGGAAATGTATTCGACTGGATGGGTAGCAGTTTCGAGCTTGTCTGCATGAGACATCATAAACAGATCAAGTCGGCTTTGGGAATAAGGGGCATGGCTACATCCTTGTCCACATGGCAGGTCAAGCCCAATAAGGAGGAAGGAATGCCCGGCGGACAAATAGACATGATAATAGAGCGGGCTGACCGGATCATACACCTGTGCGAGATGAAATTCTGCATGGACACATACCGTATCAAGCCCGAATACGAACGCCGGTTGCGTGACCGTTCCGGTTTGTTCAGGGAACTTACCAAGACCAACAAGACACTGGTTCATACCTTTATCACGACGTATGGTGTGGCCAATGGCAAGAACAGAAGCATCGTCCACAGCGAGGTGACGATGGACGACCTTTTCAATTCCTGA
- a CDS encoding site-specific integrase: MATTKKSTRLKEPVKVRTKKLADGSESYYLDIYVDGKRSYEFLKLYLLPEINPMVKEQNRATKAAVEAIKSKRIIELTHSKAGLKKTSVRSKMLLDDWMEAYLAEQERKGARGLKLLRTVCRLLPLYKKKVKMREIDKDWCLGFIDWIQHTYKTRWDKPLSPKSAADYVGYFSTALNAAVRAEVIPENPIMTLAATERIKVPESKREYLTIDEIKVLIDTECPREDVKRAYLFACYCGLRLSDVYALRWKDIVQDGEQYRMSTVMQKTTTPIYLPLSRHAVRWLPERNGAEDGLHVFAGLPAEPNINKVLAKWMATAGINKKITYHTSRHTFATMMLTLGADLYTTSKLLGHANVKTTQIYAKIVDSKKVEAVNLVDNVFG, from the coding sequence ATGGCAACAACAAAGAAATCGACCAGACTCAAGGAACCGGTAAAGGTGCGCACGAAGAAGCTCGCCGACGGTTCGGAATCCTATTATCTCGACATCTATGTTGACGGAAAACGCAGTTACGAGTTCTTGAAACTGTACCTGTTGCCCGAAATCAATCCTATGGTCAAGGAGCAGAACCGGGCCACAAAAGCGGCGGTAGAGGCCATCAAATCAAAACGCATCATCGAACTGACTCACTCGAAGGCCGGACTGAAAAAGACATCCGTCCGTTCCAAAATGCTACTGGACGACTGGATGGAAGCCTATCTTGCCGAACAGGAACGAAAAGGCGCGAGAGGACTGAAACTGTTACGAACAGTCTGCCGGTTACTTCCCCTTTACAAGAAAAAGGTGAAGATGAGAGAGATTGACAAGGACTGGTGTCTGGGTTTCATCGACTGGATTCAGCACACCTACAAGACCCGGTGGGACAAGCCGCTTTCACCCAAGAGTGCAGCGGACTACGTGGGTTATTTCTCCACCGCACTCAACGCCGCCGTCCGTGCCGAGGTTATCCCGGAGAACCCGATAATGACACTTGCAGCCACAGAACGTATCAAGGTGCCGGAATCCAAACGGGAATACCTGACCATTGACGAAATAAAAGTTCTGATTGACACGGAATGCCCCCGCGAAGACGTGAAACGTGCCTACCTTTTCGCCTGTTACTGCGGTTTGAGGTTGAGCGATGTTTATGCCTTACGATGGAAAGATATTGTTCAGGACGGGGAACAATACCGGATGTCAACCGTGATGCAAAAAACTACCACACCGATTTACTTGCCTCTTTCCCGCCATGCCGTCCGTTGGCTGCCTGAAAGGAACGGTGCGGAAGACGGGCTGCATGTCTTTGCCGGACTCCCGGCAGAACCCAATATCAACAAGGTACTGGCCAAATGGATGGCAACGGCAGGAATCAATAAAAAAATCACCTATCACACGAGCCGCCACACGTTCGCCACAATGATGCTTACCCTCGGTGCGGATCTTTATACCACGAGCAAGCTGCTCGGCCATGCCAACGTAAAGACTACGCAGATTTACGCGAAAATCGTTGACAGCAAGAAAGTTGAAGCGGTGAATCTGGTTGATAACGTATTTGGCTGA